The following coding sequences lie in one Polyodon spathula isolate WHYD16114869_AA chromosome 15, ASM1765450v1, whole genome shotgun sequence genomic window:
- the LOC121328162 gene encoding Na(+)/H(+) exchange regulatory cofactor NHE-RF3-like isoform X2, translating into MASSVHPRVLKLTKQDGQSYGFFLRIEMGKQGHLVRNVKKGGPAEQAGMKDGDRVLRVNGVFVDKEDHTRVVELVKDSGLSVTFQVLDEESYEMAKEKGISLSEEGQASPTQQPVINGVAGATPKPKLCYLVKGKKGYGFSLTSTRGVQGMFFCEVHSSGVAAKAGVQNNDRLIELNGDNVESSSHEQIVDKMKASGNSIVFLVVDGEADRYYKNKQKKLTGGMATMKHLPHKPRIVELTQGPGGYGFYLRQQYAKLGHFIKGIDAGSPADKAGLKDMDRLVAVNGDPVDSLEHEQVVEKIRQCGKKSTLLVVDGETDQMYKMACVSPLLYWDEVLDSHSEAAEPTAATPSQESGEHKPIPAAATPSQDSSEHKSRLCLLEKTSGGFGFHLNAIRGLPGQFVKEVASGSPADKASLVDDNIVIEVNGDNVENKSHKEVVEMIKKSGNRLEMLVIEKKAYNYFKDKNIPITTALIGTAKAPSPSTPPSSTLAANLTPPPSSAPAVAPSQDSPKETGRE; encoded by the exons ATGGCCTCTTCTGTTCACCCCCGTGTCTTGAAACTGACCAAGCAAGACGGCCAGAGCTATGGCTTCTTCCTGCGGATCGAAATGGGAAAGCAGGGACACCTGGTGCGCAATGTAAAGAAGGGGGGCCCTGCAGAGCAGGCTGGGATGAAGGATGGTGACCGTGTCCTGAGAGTGAATGGGGTTTTTGTGGACAAAGAGGACCACACCAGG GTGGTGGAGTTGGTTAAAGACAGTGGACTGTCAGTCACCTTTCAAGTCCTGGACGAGGAGTCCTATGAGATGGCAAAGGAAAAAGGGATCAGCCTGTCTGAAGAGGGGCAAGCAAGTCCAACACAACAGCCGGTGATTAATGGAGTGGCAGGTGCGACACCAAAGCCCAAACTGTGCTACCTGgttaagggaaaaaaaggatATGGATTCTCACTTACATCTACACGAG GTGTTCAAGGGATGTTCTTCTGTGAGGTGCACTCCTCTGGGGTTGCAGCAAAGGCAGGTGTTCAAAACAACGACCGGCTGATTGAACTTAATGGTGATAACGTTGAGAGCTCCAGTCATGAGCAAATTGTAGACAAG ATGAAGGCTTCTGGCAACAGCATTGTGTTTCTGGTTGTGGATGGGGAGGCTGACAGATACTacaagaacaaacagaaaaagctGACTGGAGGGATGGCCACCATGAAGCACCTTCCACATAAACCCCGCATAGTGGAGCTCACTCAGGGCCCTGGCGGCTATGGATTCTACCTGAGGCAACAGTATGCTAAGCTAG GTCATTTCATTAAGGGCATAGATGCTGGCAGTCCAGCAGATAAAGCTGGACTGAAGGACATGGACAGGCTGGTGGCTGTGAATGGGGACCCTGTAGATTCCTTGGAGCATGAACAAGTTGTGGAGAAGATAAGGCAGTGTGGCAAAAAGTCTACTTTACTGGTTGTTGATGGAGAAACTGACCAAATGTATAAGATG GCATGTGTATCTCCATTGCTGTACTGGGATGAGGTCCTGGATTCTCACAGTGAAGCTGCAGAACCAACTGCAGCCACCCCCAGTCAGGAGAGCGGCGAACACAAACCCATACCAGCCGCAGCCACCCCTAGTCAGGACAGCAGCGAACACAAATCCAGACTCTGTCTGCTGGAGAAGACATCAGGTGGCTTCGGTTTCCATCTCAATGCAATCCGAGGACTGCCTGGCCAGTTTGTTAAGGAG GTGGCTAGTGGAAGTCCTGCAGATAAAGCTAGCTTGGTAGATGATAACATTGTGATTGAGGTGAATGGCGACAATGTAGAGAACAAATCGCACAAGGAGGTGGTGGAGATGATCAAGAAGAGTGGCAACAGGCTTGAAATGTTAGTAATTGAGAAAAAGGCCTACAACTACTTCAAAGATAAGAACATACCCATCACCACAGCTCTCATAGGAAC AGCCAAAGCTCCATCTCCTTCTACACCCCCCTCTTCAACCCTAGCTGCAAACCTAACTCCACCTCCCTCTTCAGCCCCAGCTGTAGCCCCATCTCAAGATAGTCCTAAGGAGACAGGAAGAGAGTAA
- the LOC121328162 gene encoding Na(+)/H(+) exchange regulatory cofactor NHE-RF3-like isoform X1, with translation MASSVHPRVLKLTKQDGQSYGFFLRIEMGKQGHLVRNVKKGGPAEQAGMKDGDRVLRVNGVFVDKEDHTRVVELVKDSGLSVTFQVLDEESYEMAKEKGISLSEEGQASPTQQPVINGVAGATPKPKLCYLVKGKKGYGFSLTSTRGVQGMFFCEVHSSGVAAKAGVQNNDRLIELNGDNVESSSHEQIVDKMKASGNSIVFLVVDGEADRYYKNKQKKLTGGMATMKHLPHKPRIVELTQGPGGYGFYLRQQYAKLGHFIKGIDAGSPADKAGLKDMDRLVAVNGDPVDSLEHEQVVEKIRQCGKKSTLLVVDGETDQMYKMACVSPLLYWDEVLDSHSEAAEPTAATPSQESGEHKPIPAAATPSQDSSEHKSRLCLLEKTSGGFGFHLNAIRGLPGQFVKEVASGSPADKASLVDDNIVIEVNGDNVENKSHKEVVEMIKKSGNRLEMLVIEKKAYNYFKDKNIPITTALIGTSTINKPATPPFKAKELKNEEDYPAPAPVTAKAPSPSTPPSSTLAANLTPPPSSAPAVAPSQDSPKETGRE, from the exons ATGGCCTCTTCTGTTCACCCCCGTGTCTTGAAACTGACCAAGCAAGACGGCCAGAGCTATGGCTTCTTCCTGCGGATCGAAATGGGAAAGCAGGGACACCTGGTGCGCAATGTAAAGAAGGGGGGCCCTGCAGAGCAGGCTGGGATGAAGGATGGTGACCGTGTCCTGAGAGTGAATGGGGTTTTTGTGGACAAAGAGGACCACACCAGG GTGGTGGAGTTGGTTAAAGACAGTGGACTGTCAGTCACCTTTCAAGTCCTGGACGAGGAGTCCTATGAGATGGCAAAGGAAAAAGGGATCAGCCTGTCTGAAGAGGGGCAAGCAAGTCCAACACAACAGCCGGTGATTAATGGAGTGGCAGGTGCGACACCAAAGCCCAAACTGTGCTACCTGgttaagggaaaaaaaggatATGGATTCTCACTTACATCTACACGAG GTGTTCAAGGGATGTTCTTCTGTGAGGTGCACTCCTCTGGGGTTGCAGCAAAGGCAGGTGTTCAAAACAACGACCGGCTGATTGAACTTAATGGTGATAACGTTGAGAGCTCCAGTCATGAGCAAATTGTAGACAAG ATGAAGGCTTCTGGCAACAGCATTGTGTTTCTGGTTGTGGATGGGGAGGCTGACAGATACTacaagaacaaacagaaaaagctGACTGGAGGGATGGCCACCATGAAGCACCTTCCACATAAACCCCGCATAGTGGAGCTCACTCAGGGCCCTGGCGGCTATGGATTCTACCTGAGGCAACAGTATGCTAAGCTAG GTCATTTCATTAAGGGCATAGATGCTGGCAGTCCAGCAGATAAAGCTGGACTGAAGGACATGGACAGGCTGGTGGCTGTGAATGGGGACCCTGTAGATTCCTTGGAGCATGAACAAGTTGTGGAGAAGATAAGGCAGTGTGGCAAAAAGTCTACTTTACTGGTTGTTGATGGAGAAACTGACCAAATGTATAAGATG GCATGTGTATCTCCATTGCTGTACTGGGATGAGGTCCTGGATTCTCACAGTGAAGCTGCAGAACCAACTGCAGCCACCCCCAGTCAGGAGAGCGGCGAACACAAACCCATACCAGCCGCAGCCACCCCTAGTCAGGACAGCAGCGAACACAAATCCAGACTCTGTCTGCTGGAGAAGACATCAGGTGGCTTCGGTTTCCATCTCAATGCAATCCGAGGACTGCCTGGCCAGTTTGTTAAGGAG GTGGCTAGTGGAAGTCCTGCAGATAAAGCTAGCTTGGTAGATGATAACATTGTGATTGAGGTGAATGGCGACAATGTAGAGAACAAATCGCACAAGGAGGTGGTGGAGATGATCAAGAAGAGTGGCAACAGGCTTGAAATGTTAGTAATTGAGAAAAAGGCCTACAACTACTTCAAAGATAAGAACATACCCATCACCACAGCTCTCATAGGAACATCAACGATAAACAAACCAGCAACTCCCCCGTTCAAGGCAAAGGAGCTCAAAAATGAGGAAGACTACCCAGCTCCTGCCCCAGTCACAGCCAAAGCTCCATCTCCTTCTACACCCCCCTCTTCAACCCTAGCTGCAAACCTAACTCCACCTCCCTCTTCAGCCCCAGCTGTAGCCCCATCTCAAGATAGTCCTAAGGAGACAGGAAGAGAGTAA